The Rhizoctonia solani chromosome 1, complete sequence sequence CGTTCAAAAATTCTTTGACGGATATGGTAAAATTGTTGACTGTCGTGTCATGTCTGGCTTCGGCTTTGTGGAGTTTGAGAACAGCAGAGTGAGTCTCTTGTTATTTTTGAGTTTGCGTCGCTTTAGCTCTTGTGCAGGATGCGGAAGACATTGTCACCAACTTCAATGGCAAAACCTTTTTGGGCCAAAACATCATTGTCGAATTTGCCAAGGAAAACCGCCGGCGCGACAACTATGACGACCGCGGGTACGTACGAGCTGCCTACTGAACATTTCATACTGACTAAGCTACTTTAAAGACCTCCAGTTCGCTCTCGCAGGCCAGCAGGATTCCGAGTTATTGTACAAGGATTGTCGAGGGATACCAGTTGGCAGGTACGATAATCTTTACGCTACCTTGGCCACTTGGCGGACAGCGTCCACGAGTTCTTTCCCCTCCACTTCGTTTTCGTTGGCCCTGTGTCACTCCCGGGAGTATTATAAGCGCGTGGCCGAGATATGCATGGTGGCGAGCGTATTCCTTGTATTGGCCGCGGATTCCGTTTCCTTTTTTCGTTTATGGACTCCGAGGCGTAAACAGGCAGCCCCCTAATCTCGAATATCTTGGTCATCACCCATAGGATCTCAAGGACTTTGCCCGCGAGGCCGGCTCCGTTTCATTTGCCGATGTGGACCGCGATTCTCCCAATACAGGGTACGTGCTGTTTATTTACGTGACTGAATTTAGCTGACATAATGCATAGTATCATCGAGTATGTTTCACAAAGTGACGCTGAGAATGCGGTTCGCACCCTAGATGGTCGTGACCTCCGGGGTGCTCCAGTTCGAGTCACAGCTGATGAGGTTAGAGACTCAGATTCTGATCTATCTACCTGAGTGTACTGACTAGAAATCAGCGTGGTGGAAGCGGGCGTGAGCGTGATAGGGACCGTGATTATCACCGTCGCGATCGCTCTCGTTCTCCCCGCCGTGATCGCGACTACGATCGCCGAGACCATCGTGACCGTGACCACAGGGACGATAGGTGGGCGGAAACCCTCTTTTCATGCATTTGTGTTGTCTGACTTGGTTACAAGACGTGATTATCGGGACGACCGCCGTGATCACAGGGATGATAGGCGCGACCATCGTGAAAGACGCGATGACCATCGTCGCTCTCCCCGTCGTGATGACAGGGACCTCGACAAGTAAGCGCTTTGGTCCCATGTGGTACTACTTACTTATTTTGTCGGCCTTTGGTCTGCGCAGTGACCGCTACGGATACGACCATAGGAACGACCGCGATCGTCGTGATTACTAAGCGCGTCTCCGCAAGGATTTATGTTTTTTCTGACTTTGTGTACTGTGGATAATCCCAAAACATAAACCTTGCCATATTTATAACTTGATATGATTCACAACGTCAAACCAGTAGCATAAAATCAAGTTCATACAACAATCATATCCGCGAACGTATACATCATAGACGGGATTAGTGTTGAGTTTGACCCCAGTCGATGGTTGAAATATCAATACCCTCCTGGACCATCTCCCACAAAGGACTACGTGAGTGGTCAAGTCAGAATCGAGCTTGCACCTCAAATAGTTCTCTGGGTCTCACCTCATATCGCGGAGGCGCTGAACTACCGCTACTATTTTTTCAATGACAAAGTCAACTTCGGCCTCGGTAGTGAAGCGACCCATCCCAAAGCGTAATGACGAGTGGGCCATATCTTCAGCAGCGCCTAGTAAAGCAAATTAACCCGTGGGATGTAACCGTGTGGGAAAATACAACGAACCAAGCGCTCGAAGGACATAGGACGGTTCTAGCGAGGCCGACGTGCATGCGCTGCCCGACGACAATGCCACATCCTATTGAAATTGTTACTAAGATACTATGTAGATTAATGACGTATAGAGCGTAGTATACCTTAAGGGCCATCAACAAGCTTTCCCCCTACATTGCACGATGAGATTCCATGAGAAGTTGAATATACAAATTCCTCCACTCACCTCAACATATGCAAAGCTTAAATTGACGCAGCCGGGATAACCATTGGGGTCGCCATTTCGTACGACATGTTCAATTCGGGAAGTAATACCCTCGATGAGACGCTTCGACAATGCAGAGACATGCACATGGTCAGCCTGCGATCAATCCAAATGTTTGT is a genomic window containing:
- a CDS encoding RNA recognition motif protein, with amino-acid sequence MSKRLYLGRLPNVQKFFDGYGKIVDCRVMSGFGFVEFENSRDAEDIVTNFNGKTFLGQNIIVEFAKENRRRDNYDDRGPPVRSRRPAGFRVIVQGLSRDTSWQDLKDFAREAGSVSFADVDRDSPNTGIIEYVSQSDAENAVRTLDGRDLRGAPVRVTADERGGSGRERDRDRDYHRRDRSRSPRRDRDYDRRDHRDRDHRDDRRDYRDDRRDHRDDRRDHRERRDDHRRSPRRDDRDLDNDRYGYDHRNDRDRRDY